In the Oncorhynchus keta strain PuntledgeMale-10-30-2019 chromosome 14, Oket_V2, whole genome shotgun sequence genome, one interval contains:
- the LOC127907379 gene encoding uncharacterized protein LOC127907379 encodes MLFNRSLPAPACPTSITTLDGSDLEYVDIYKYLGVWLDCKLSFQTHIKHLQSKIKSRVGFLFRNKASFTHAAKLTLVKLTILDFGDVIYKMASNTLLSKLDAVYHSAIRFVTKAPYTTHHCDLYALVGWPSLHIRRQTHWLQVIYKSMLGKAPPYLSSLVTMATPIRSTRSSRCISLIIPKANTSFGRLSFQYSAACDWNELQKSLKLETFISLTNFKHQLSEQLTDRCSCT; translated from the coding sequence atgcttttcaaccgatcgctgcctgcacccgcatgcccgactagcatcaccaccctggatggttccgaccttgaatatgtggacatctataagtacctaggtgtctggctagactgcaaactctccttccagactcacatcaaacatctccaatcgaaaatcaaatcaagagtcggctttctattccgcaacaaagcctccttcactcacgctgccaagcttaccctagtaaaactgactatcctcgacttcggcgatgtcatctacaaaatggcttccaacactctactcagcaaactggatgcagtctatcacagtgccatccgttttgtcactaaagcaccttataccacccaccactgcgacttgtatgctctagtcggctggccctcactacatattcgtcgccagacccactggctccaggtcatctacaagtccatgctaggtaaagctccgccttatctcagttcactggtcacgatggcaacacccatccgtagcacgcgctccagcaggtgtatctcactgatcatccctaaagccaacacctcatttggccgcctttcgttccagtactctgctgcctgtgactggaacgaattgcaaaaatcgctgaagttggagacttttatctccctcaccaacttcaaacatcagctatccgagcagctaactgatcgctgcagctgtacatag